The proteins below are encoded in one region of Tomitella fengzijianii:
- the rpsF gene encoding 30S ribosomal protein S6, which yields MRQYEMMIILDPSLDERTVTPSMETLLNVVREAGGKVDNLEVWGKRRLAYEIDKKTEGIYVVVDMTAESATVKEFDRQLGLNESVLRTKVLRRSA from the coding sequence GTGCGTCAGTACGAAATGATGATCATCCTCGATCCGAGTCTGGACGAGCGCACCGTAACCCCGTCCATGGAGACACTGCTGAACGTGGTCCGTGAGGCCGGCGGCAAGGTCGACAACCTGGAAGTCTGGGGTAAGCGGCGTCTCGCTTACGAGATCGACAAGAAGACCGAAGGCATCTACGTGGTGGTCGACATGACCGCCGAGTCCGCCACGGTCAAGGAGTTCGACCGCCAGCTGGGTCTGAACGAGTCGGTTCTGCGTACCAAGGTGCTGCGCCGCAGCGCCTGA